The following is a genomic window from Geobacillus subterraneus.
AACGGCGCGGAGATTACGAATGTGACGGATTGGGGCAAGCGCCGCTTAGCCTATGAAATTGAAAAATACCGCGACGGTTATTACATGATTCTCAACGTCATGGCAGAACCGCAAGCCGTGCAAGAATTCGACCGCTTAGCGCGCATTAGCGAAGATATCATCCGTCATATCGTCCTGAAAGAAGAAGAATAATTTTTTGGACATGTTAAGAGGTGGTTCTGATGATTAACCGTGTCATCTTAGTCGGCAGGTTAACGAAAGATCCGGAGTTGCGCTACACTCCAAGCGGAGTGGCTGTTGCCACGTTTACGCTCGCGGTCAACCGCCCGTTCACGAACCAGCAGGGCGAGCGGGAAGCCGATTTTATCCAATGCGTCGTTTGGCGTCGCCAGGCGGAAAACGTCGCCAACTTCTTGAAAAAAGGAAGCTTGGCCGGGGTGGACGGCCGGCTGCAAACCCGCAGCTATGAAAACCAAGAAGGCCGGCGCGTGTATGTGACGGAAGTGGTGGCTGATAACGTCCAATTTCTTGAGCCAAAAGGAAGCAACGAGCAACGAGGGGCAGCAGCGGGCGGCTACTATGGGGATCCATTCCCATTCGGACAAGATCAGAACCACCGATATCCGAATGAAAAAGGGTTTGGCCGCATCGATGAAGATCCTTTCGCCAATGACGGCCAGCCGATCGATATTTCTGACGATGATTTGCCGTTTTAACGTCATTTT
Proteins encoded in this region:
- the rpsF gene encoding 30S ribosomal protein S6, which produces MRKYEIMYIIRPNMDDEARQAVIERFNNVLKENGAEITNVTDWGKRRLAYEIEKYRDGYYMILNVMAEPQAVQEFDRLARISEDIIRHIVLKEEE
- the ssb gene encoding single-stranded DNA-binding protein, whose amino-acid sequence is MINRVILVGRLTKDPELRYTPSGVAVATFTLAVNRPFTNQQGEREADFIQCVVWRRQAENVANFLKKGSLAGVDGRLQTRSYENQEGRRVYVTEVVADNVQFLEPKGSNEQRGAAAGGYYGDPFPFGQDQNHRYPNEKGFGRIDEDPFANDGQPIDISDDDLPF